In Ammospiza caudacuta isolate bAmmCau1 chromosome 2, bAmmCau1.pri, whole genome shotgun sequence, a genomic segment contains:
- the LOC131572282 gene encoding solute carrier family 15 member 1-like, with translation MGGRISRQSRPRSRFPLGATFIINSDFFERFSFFVTAGALIIYCINFLRWDIRVTAAIYHTFVALCYLTPILGAIIADSWLGKFKTILYLSIVYITGQAVLTVSSINDLTDHNQDGSPDNVAVHTALSMVGLILIALGTGGIKPCVSAFGADQFEDDQENQRSKFFSYFYGNTAVASFISAIVIPRLMASECGIHSKQECYPLAFGVPAALMAVFLVVFVIGSRMYKKAKPQGNVMLEVSKCVGFAIKNRFRHRSKEFPKREHWLDWASDKYDKRLIAQIKMVLRVLFLYIPLPMFWAVFDQQGSRWTLQATAMNGDFGFQIQPEQMQIVKPILIFIIIPVADYLVYPLIKKCKLNFTPLKKMTVGMFLGSMAFVAAALVQVQIDKTYQVSPAAGQTQIKLINLGAVPATVRFQPQLQSVEVAPNEATGYLTFETSKLQSLDIISATLNKTEYLELLERQRFTLAFKQRPTDISSTWVEDNITSKPANRESLVRFINNLPLTANVVMDNIRFGKLYPLSVSNYSILPNPSWPYIISASTALTYCVVSSKILEYGVAYTISLDDCFASILKVTYFEDILPSKVHMAWQIPQYFLLTCAEVLFSVTGLEFSYSQAPSNMKSVLQAGWLLTVAVGNIIVLIVAGVSAIQQQWAEYVLFAALLLVVCIIFAIMASFYTYIDPNEIEAQFSKEEKEEDKKDQDTNEKEAEAHSQL, from the exons GAGGAAGAATTTCCCGCCAGTCG AGGCCCCGCTCTCGCTTCCCCTTGGGAGCTACCTTCATCATCAACAGTGACTTCTTCGAGCGGTTCTCCTTCTTTGTCACAGCAG GTGCGCTCATTATATATTGCATAAATTTCCTGCGCTGGGACATCAGGGTCACTGCTGCCATCTACCACACATTTGTTGCTCTGTGTTATTTGACGCCGATTCTTGGAGCCATCATTGCAGACTCTTGGCTGGGAAAGTTTAA GACCATTCTCTACCTGTCCATTGTCTATATAACTGGGCAGGCAGTCCTGACTGTGAGCTCCATAAATGACCTGACGGATCACAACCAGGATGGCTCTCCTGATAATGTAGCAGTGCACAC tgctctgtccaTGGTTGGCTTGATCCTTATTGCCTTAGGTACTGGTGGGATCAAACCATGTGTGTCAGCATTTGGTGCAGATCAGTTTGAAGATGATCAG GAAAACCAAAGAAGTAAGTTCTTTTCTTACTTTTATGGGAACACTGCTGTTGCAAGTTTCATATCTGCTATAGTCATCCCACGGCTCATGG CTTCAGAGTGTGGCATTCATAGCAAACAGGAATGTTACCCACTTGCTTTTGGAGTTCCTGCTGCCCTCATGGCTGTTTTCTTGG TTGTGTTTGTAATTGGAAGCAGAATGTACAAGAAAGCTAAACCACAAGGAAATGTAATGCTTGAAGTTTCCAAATGTGTTGGA TTTgccatcaaaaacaggtttCGTCATCGCAGCAAGGAGTTCCCCAAGAGAGAGCACTGGCTGGACTGGGCAAGTGACAAGTATGAT aaacGACTGATTGCTCAGATAAAGATGGTGTTGAGGGTGCTTTTCCTTTACATCCCTCTCCCCATGTTCTGGGCAGTTTTTGACCAACAG GGGTCAAGATGGACACTGCAAGCCACAGCAATGAATGGGGATTTT GGTTTTCAAATTCAACCAGAACAAATGCAG ATCGTGAAGCCAATCCTGATTTTTATAATTATCCCAGTTGCAGATTATTTGGTTTATCCTTTAATCAAGAAATGCAAGCTGAATTTTAC GCCCCTGAAGAAGATGACTGTGGGGATGTTCCTCGGCTCCATGGCTTTTGTTGCTGCTGCCCTCGTGCAAGTGCAAATAGAT AAAACCTATCAAGTttcccctgcagctgggcaaactcaaattaaattaataaatctggGTGCTGTTCCTGCAACAGTTCGGTTCCAGCCTCAACTTCAGAGTGTGGAGGTAGCACCTAATGAGGCG ACTGGCTACTTGACATTTGAGACTTCTAAACTGCAATCATTAGACATAATTTCTGCAACTCTAAATAAAACTGAGTATTTGGAGCTGCTAGAGAGACAACGCTTCACTTTGGCATTTAAACAGCGTCCAACAGACATCAGTTCTACTTGG GTAGAGGACAACATCACATCAAAACCAGCAAACAGAGAAAGTCTCGTGAG GTTCATAAACAATTTGCCTTTAACTGCCAATGTTGTAATGGACAACATCAGATTTGGAAAACTGTATCCTCTTTCTGTCAGTAATTACAGCATTCTTCCAAATCCAAGCTG gccATATATCATTAGCGCTTCAACGGCTCTGACCTATTGTGTAGTTTCTTCCAAGATACTTGAATATGGAGTTGCCTATACCATTTCACTTGATGAT TGTTTTGCTAGCATACTTAAAGTTACGTACTTTGAAGATATTTTACCAAGTAAAGTCCATATGGCTTGGCAGATCCCTCAGTATTTTCTTCTTACATGTGCAGAAGTTCTCTTCTCTGTCACTGGGCTGGAGTTTTCATACTCACAG GCCCCATCTAACATGAAgtcagtgctgcaggctggatgGCTGCTGACTGTGGCTGTTGGTAACATAATTGTCCTTATCGTGGCTGGGGTATCTGCAATCCAACAGCAG tggGCAGAGTATGTGCTGTTTGCTGCCCTGCTATTGGTAGTTTGCATCATTTTTGCTATCATGGCTTCTTTTTATACCTATATTGATCCAAATGAGATTGAAGCCCAGTTcagcaaggaagaaaaggaagaagacaagAAGGATCAAGACACCAATGAAAAGGAAGCTGAAGCTCATTCTCAACTGTAA